The Neorhodopirellula lusitana genome contains a region encoding:
- a CDS encoding beta-agarase has protein sequence MNNCYATLLLIVSVLAATTSQADQPPRLSAEGQQEQLRHNFLFDQFLEERKAGYQGKGNNRALKELTILSESKEIHDGDELTLPEGAERIAGLFRHFGFHGTDLDRIKEVHVFPFSPDKAPPRSVQVETFYRVQMPSIPLTDEPPKSMKIKFFMKNKDATCHINDLVFYAQKAIPPQFDTIPYRDLGSEFPRERVEISIDTQHELSIGGSSELQRERWFRMHETPGTGDPSIEQWAADRGFLPGRGAFKFNPGLTKKWGNNDTLKEVEGKPGVPDLSLFENYDSGIRLRQAIPLFLKKPFALCFNDWPEFMSVPLKGRGTPLVEHFDDAAELAAAYVADQINDAGYTAAWWEVKNESSVQSEWAYHWREKEGIDGWGLLADFHNRVAKAVHQKAPEVKVGGPSSAYMQLQIKDFTLFRDQARFIEETRGNIDFFSHHFYENALMLGAHERRGQGYSNYLLGRYEAILDMLRAHMHKVDNVLPILITECGSLQNGRKPSDNWLRLLAWNAYLNKSMQRPDQIDLFVPFIFLQMSWNPYSGDAAFTPKTDRDRHKTIADFEPTTIAHFFDLWSDFDGKRLPAEFERDWLDVVAVHDGDRISLAVTNMGGRQIAVDLSAVAKQVGATGAKQTRLNYHLGEVVFEPEHSVDSAAIPVDVNETTVIRLQLAEPLSPTETLNQKRWYATETAVASVDQPHAFEIDVDDSKHVESARLIVGVHRAGGVTEPIVVEMNDTAIDIDTGDANEFSEFFAPIDASVPKSMVRDNNQISIKVQKGATITSVQLLTHRRND, from the coding sequence ATGAATAATTGTTACGCCACTCTTCTACTGATCGTGAGTGTTCTGGCCGCCACGACCTCACAAGCCGACCAGCCGCCACGCCTCAGTGCCGAGGGACAACAGGAACAACTTCGCCACAACTTTCTATTTGACCAGTTTCTGGAAGAGCGCAAGGCGGGCTATCAAGGCAAAGGTAACAATCGAGCTTTAAAGGAACTGACCATCCTCAGCGAATCCAAAGAGATTCATGACGGGGACGAGTTGACACTTCCCGAAGGAGCCGAGCGGATCGCTGGTTTGTTCCGACACTTTGGATTTCATGGAACTGACTTGGACCGCATCAAGGAGGTTCATGTCTTCCCTTTTTCGCCAGACAAAGCGCCGCCGCGCAGCGTGCAAGTGGAGACATTTTACCGCGTTCAGATGCCGTCAATTCCGTTGACTGACGAGCCACCAAAGTCAATGAAGATCAAGTTCTTCATGAAGAACAAGGACGCTACCTGCCATATCAATGATCTGGTCTTCTACGCCCAAAAGGCCATCCCACCTCAGTTCGACACGATCCCCTATCGAGACCTAGGATCCGAATTCCCTCGTGAACGAGTCGAGATCAGCATCGACACTCAACATGAGCTATCAATCGGTGGATCAAGCGAGTTGCAGCGGGAGCGTTGGTTTCGGATGCATGAAACCCCTGGCACGGGCGATCCGTCGATTGAACAGTGGGCTGCCGATCGAGGATTTCTGCCTGGACGGGGAGCGTTCAAGTTCAATCCAGGGCTGACAAAGAAGTGGGGCAACAACGACACGCTCAAGGAAGTCGAAGGCAAACCCGGCGTTCCGGACCTGTCCCTGTTCGAAAACTACGACTCCGGTATTCGACTGCGGCAAGCGATCCCGTTATTCCTTAAAAAACCATTCGCACTTTGCTTCAACGACTGGCCCGAGTTCATGTCGGTTCCGTTGAAAGGGCGTGGGACACCGCTAGTGGAACACTTCGACGATGCTGCTGAACTCGCAGCCGCCTATGTCGCCGACCAAATCAATGACGCGGGTTACACAGCGGCTTGGTGGGAGGTGAAGAACGAAAGCAGCGTGCAATCGGAATGGGCGTATCACTGGAGAGAAAAAGAAGGAATCGATGGTTGGGGGTTGCTCGCCGACTTTCACAATCGTGTCGCCAAAGCGGTCCATCAAAAGGCGCCCGAGGTCAAGGTCGGCGGCCCCTCCTCGGCCTACATGCAACTTCAAATCAAAGACTTTACGCTGTTCCGAGACCAAGCCCGTTTCATCGAAGAAACTCGCGGGAACATCGACTTCTTTTCACATCACTTCTACGAAAACGCCCTGATGTTGGGCGCTCACGAGCGACGCGGCCAAGGGTATTCCAATTACTTGCTAGGACGCTACGAAGCGATCCTCGACATGCTGCGTGCTCACATGCACAAGGTCGACAACGTATTGCCGATTTTGATTACGGAATGTGGTTCGTTGCAAAACGGACGCAAGCCTTCCGACAACTGGCTGCGATTGCTCGCCTGGAACGCGTATCTGAATAAGTCGATGCAACGGCCGGACCAGATTGATCTTTTCGTGCCATTCATCTTCCTGCAAATGTCGTGGAATCCGTATAGCGGCGACGCAGCCTTCACACCGAAGACGGATCGCGACCGACACAAGACGATCGCCGACTTTGAGCCGACGACGATTGCCCATTTCTTTGATCTTTGGAGTGACTTCGATGGAAAACGACTGCCTGCCGAATTCGAACGCGACTGGTTGGATGTGGTGGCGGTGCATGACGGAGACCGTATCTCGTTGGCGGTGACCAACATGGGCGGTCGACAAATTGCGGTCGACCTATCCGCTGTGGCAAAACAAGTCGGCGCGACCGGGGCGAAACAAACGCGGTTAAATTATCACTTGGGCGAAGTTGTCTTCGAGCCAGAGCATTCCGTTGATTCGGCCGCGATCCCCGTTGATGTCAACGAAACAACCGTCATTCGCCTGCAGCTTGCCGAGCCGCTTTCGCCGACCGAAACCCTGAATCAAAAACGTTGGTATGCCACCGAGACCGCTGTTGCCAGCGTCGACCAGCCACATGCATTTGAGATCGACGTAGACGATTCAAAACACGTCGAGTCCGCCCGCCTGATCGTCGGTGTTCATCGCGCCGGCGGTGTGACCGAGCCCATTGTTGTTGAGATGAACGACACGGCAATCGACATTGACACGGGTGACGCAAATGAATTCTCCGAATTCTTCGCACCGATCGATGCATCAGTCCCCAAGTCGATGGTGCGTGACAACAATCAGATTTCTATCAAGGTACAAAAGGGAGCGACGATCACGTCCGTCCAGCTCCTAACACACCGACGAAATGATTGA
- a CDS encoding sulfatase-like hydrolase/transferase: MSHHLPLVLFTFATLVASSVSHAADKPNIILLFADDISARELPLYGSTVWSPPEGGDTRDMQYRAETPVLDELANEGCWVKTTWATTVCSPSRAMMMTGRYAHRHKWWTNGDIGEVLRPNGNYEKWPLYESSPIQLGHIAQQAGYGTFWAGKTQMVGDLTRFGFDEGCFTPGNLSDKDNPYTDFKHIYRKQGGERILINVDSDKPADTYMQHGWYWYPHVRLMNHPSSSQEFQWWPNTAESRDDFGLHTYGPDVELDFVFEYMDRQQAKKEPFFVYHCSHLGHDAFDWFDPEENTKWPGAPIVHWDGTGYTRVEPKITGDEGQYDTHGTVTEPGIHNHVNYLDYQMWLYRRKLDKMGIADNTILIFCADNGTSGYGKHQSDRQKGTHVPLIIYAPGMTKLGEQDILVNLCDFLPTIADIVGAKIPSDYPIDGVSLWPYLTTDKAEHREWIYAYRGADTLIRNKYLMKDGNDRWWDVREQPDDLISYPKIDNWNDALELHREQRDRLTKIVEPFDQHDIEHDAPGTPPNPNASYGKKRKNKKQKPDQKKKGVLKN; encoded by the coding sequence ATGAGTCATCACCTCCCGCTGGTTCTTTTCACCTTTGCGACGCTGGTCGCGTCTTCGGTCAGTCACGCTGCCGACAAGCCGAACATCATTCTGTTGTTTGCCGACGACATCAGTGCACGCGAATTACCGCTGTATGGATCGACGGTCTGGAGTCCGCCTGAAGGCGGTGACACCCGCGACATGCAGTACCGAGCCGAAACGCCGGTATTGGACGAATTGGCCAACGAGGGTTGCTGGGTCAAGACAACCTGGGCGACGACCGTGTGCTCGCCAAGCCGCGCGATGATGATGACTGGTCGCTACGCCCACCGGCACAAATGGTGGACCAACGGTGACATAGGTGAGGTACTTCGCCCCAATGGCAACTACGAAAAATGGCCGCTCTATGAAAGCTCGCCAATCCAACTCGGACACATTGCCCAGCAAGCGGGCTACGGTACTTTTTGGGCTGGCAAAACGCAGATGGTCGGCGACTTAACCCGGTTTGGTTTCGACGAAGGCTGCTTTACGCCAGGCAATTTGAGCGACAAAGACAATCCCTACACCGATTTCAAACATATCTATCGCAAGCAGGGCGGCGAGCGAATCCTGATCAATGTCGACTCCGACAAACCAGCCGACACCTACATGCAACACGGTTGGTATTGGTATCCGCATGTGCGTTTGATGAACCATCCGTCATCCAGCCAAGAATTCCAATGGTGGCCAAACACTGCTGAATCACGTGATGACTTTGGGCTACACACTTATGGACCGGACGTGGAACTGGACTTTGTGTTTGAATACATGGACCGACAACAAGCCAAGAAAGAACCGTTCTTCGTATACCACTGCTCGCACCTAGGCCATGACGCCTTCGATTGGTTCGATCCGGAAGAAAACACCAAGTGGCCAGGCGCGCCGATCGTCCACTGGGACGGTACAGGCTATACCCGTGTGGAACCTAAAATCACGGGTGACGAAGGCCAATACGATACCCATGGCACCGTAACCGAACCTGGAATCCACAACCATGTGAACTACCTCGATTATCAAATGTGGTTGTATCGGCGAAAGCTCGACAAGATGGGCATTGCCGACAACACGATCTTGATCTTCTGCGCCGACAACGGGACCAGCGGATACGGCAAGCATCAGTCCGATCGCCAAAAGGGCACCCATGTGCCGTTGATCATTTACGCGCCCGGCATGACGAAACTGGGCGAGCAAGACATCCTGGTCAACCTGTGTGACTTCCTTCCCACGATCGCCGATATTGTGGGCGCAAAGATTCCGTCCGATTACCCAATCGATGGAGTCAGTCTTTGGCCGTATCTAACGACGGACAAGGCCGAACATCGCGAATGGATTTATGCCTACCGGGGCGCCGACACACTGATCCGCAACAAGTATCTCATGAAAGATGGGAATGACCGCTGGTGGGACGTACGAGAACAACCGGACGACTTGATCAGCTATCCTAAAATTGACAATTGGAACGACGCCCTCGAACTGCATCGGGAACAGCGAGATCGGCTGACTAAAATTGTCGAACCGTTCGACCAACATGACATCGAGCACGACGCTCCGGGCACACCGCCCAATCCCAATGCGAGCTACGGCAAGAAAAGGAAAAACAAGAAGCAAAAGCCCGACCAAAAGAAAAAGGGCGTACTCAAAAATTAA
- a CDS encoding DUF1559 domain-containing protein yields the protein MQRSHPRQAFTLVELLVVIAIIGVLVGLLLPAVQAAREAARRMSCSNNFKQIGLAVHNYHSAYKKLPRQAGGTDPAVKGSNFFNSYQLTNNAGRLSWLVGLTPFFEGQALWEQISNPNGPNTDGSTPSDWPAMGPNPSQARYLPWMIDIPTLRCPSDPGFGLPSMGRTNIGACLGDSYSRMVGGAFHRGQIAPDVAVNGNSLGLSVRSNAGARGVFVARQSTAFRDILDGLSNTIMAGEIATDLGDQDTRTNAETGLSIENSSGAASGAPNLCSNHANIDATRPQFWVSSTTLITTLESSSAARGYRWAEGLPLFTGMQTILPPNSPVCLADDSYDQTQWQNWADRGRPGFIPPSSRHQGGCHILMSDGAVKFITDSIESGTQSQVPVSYNSGGAATPSNVVGAASPYGLWGALGTRASKEVIEAEL from the coding sequence ATGCAACGTTCACATCCACGACAGGCGTTCACGCTTGTAGAGCTACTGGTCGTCATCGCGATCATCGGCGTCTTGGTAGGACTACTGTTGCCCGCCGTCCAAGCGGCTCGCGAAGCGGCTCGACGTATGAGTTGCAGCAACAACTTCAAGCAAATCGGCTTGGCGGTACACAACTACCACAGTGCGTACAAGAAACTTCCTCGACAAGCCGGCGGCACCGACCCAGCGGTCAAAGGATCGAACTTCTTCAATTCTTATCAACTGACCAACAACGCCGGGCGTCTTAGCTGGTTGGTTGGACTAACACCGTTCTTCGAAGGACAAGCTCTTTGGGAACAAATCAGCAACCCTAACGGCCCCAACACCGATGGCAGCACCCCCAGCGATTGGCCGGCAATGGGGCCTAACCCATCGCAAGCTCGCTACTTGCCGTGGATGATTGATATCCCCACACTCCGTTGCCCAAGCGACCCAGGGTTTGGGCTACCCTCGATGGGCCGGACCAACATTGGTGCCTGCCTGGGCGACAGCTACTCGCGAATGGTCGGAGGCGCTTTCCATCGCGGCCAAATTGCTCCTGACGTTGCTGTCAATGGAAACAGTTTAGGTTTGTCGGTGCGTTCCAACGCCGGTGCACGCGGCGTATTCGTTGCGCGTCAATCGACCGCCTTCCGAGATATTCTAGATGGACTATCCAACACGATCATGGCCGGAGAAATTGCGACGGACTTGGGCGACCAAGACACGCGAACGAATGCCGAAACTGGTCTTTCGATCGAGAACAGTTCAGGTGCTGCTAGCGGAGCTCCTAACCTATGTTCTAACCATGCCAACATTGACGCAACACGTCCTCAGTTCTGGGTAAGCTCCACAACATTGATCACCACCCTGGAAAGCTCCAGTGCTGCCCGTGGATATCGATGGGCCGAAGGCTTGCCATTGTTCACAGGCATGCAGACTATTCTGCCGCCAAACTCGCCTGTTTGCCTGGCTGACGACTCGTACGACCAAACTCAGTGGCAAAACTGGGCTGATCGTGGGCGACCTGGCTTCATTCCACCAAGTAGCCGACACCAAGGTGGCTGTCACATTCTGATGTCCGACGGTGCCGTCAAATTCATCACGGACTCGATCGAGTCGGGCACGCAAAGCCAAGTCCCCGTTTCCTACAATAGCGGTGGCGCAGCGACACCAAGTAACGTCGTCGGTGCCGCAAGCCCCTACGGATTGTGGGGTGCCTTGGGGACCCGTGCCAGCAAAGAAGTGATCGAAGCAGAATTGTAA
- a CDS encoding sigma-70 family RNA polymerase sigma factor translates to MTTFTDPKTATRLTKMTAELDNSNAGSGGNHANLVSLLTQHQGELRGFILSAVGDANHAADILQRTNLKIWENADSFRTEAPFLPWAFTIANYEVLSFFRDRGREQVAFYPDIAESLMKSSRKMFDDWAAKQEALNHCIRKLEQKQTEVIRLRYSERIPLATIATQTGRTTQGVKSLLLRTRQKLRDCIQLKLSQEH, encoded by the coding sequence GTGACGACTTTCACTGACCCTAAAACAGCAACCCGATTGACGAAGATGACGGCGGAATTGGACAACTCGAATGCAGGTTCGGGAGGGAATCATGCGAATCTGGTGTCTTTGTTGACTCAGCATCAGGGCGAGTTGCGAGGTTTTATCTTGTCAGCGGTTGGCGACGCGAATCACGCCGCGGATATCTTGCAGCGAACGAACTTGAAAATCTGGGAAAACGCTGACTCGTTTCGAACCGAGGCTCCGTTTCTTCCTTGGGCGTTCACGATTGCGAACTATGAGGTGTTGAGTTTCTTTCGAGATCGAGGGCGAGAGCAAGTGGCTTTCTATCCCGATATCGCGGAATCATTGATGAAGTCGTCTAGGAAAATGTTTGACGACTGGGCCGCAAAGCAAGAGGCACTGAATCACTGCATTCGCAAGCTGGAGCAAAAGCAGACCGAAGTCATTCGCCTTCGATACTCTGAACGTATTCCGCTAGCGACCATTGCGACGCAGACGGGGAGAACAACGCAGGGCGTGAAAAGTTTGCTGTTAAGAACGCGACAAAAATTGCGAGACTGCATTCAATTGAAGTTGAGCCAAGAACACTGA
- a CDS encoding FecR domain-containing protein has product MTKQTERRIDELLLQVTGGDCTSEERDELNELLRAHPELHTAVVESLVMDALIMEHLQVQELPTLVNALLVDDFESTKLAGSRPEQGLLNPWPKSSSMPSLSAMSWTGILGAAAAILVGASLFVTGLLRPDVDVATLPSSPVTQPSAAKTFKSKSVSKTVHQTEPNVVVGAITLSGDARWSPEKKVGDPVVLGDLNLFAGRGRIHLTNGVIIWADATKQPVEMCFNGDGSLDVLRGKVSADVSEEALGFSMQTPSTRVVDAGTRFSVDVDPSVNPSDVVSRVTVLSGAVSCLPAKGQVKKNLAMLVPGKTMQFQGPRDYAGTQLDAPLVEAGELDWMKSSGDLHDRNLIAYENFRYPVGVFGKNLNGEGWSNFWHRSSYVNGVAVAVIRDGSYIASPAWMGSRDSRYFVVPAATGCGRELANPISLDQDRDIYVSFGVRKKRLAENDLKRSASGITFRASPEKDSPLVKGERREIVALASIGHGDRLLCSTGVGRYRTGRALESDRSYLMVMKLAIRKDEPDQVMARAYEADSMPPMVPPTKWDCQAKPSRHSGWLQTVNLWSDPHAIVAFDELRIGDTWESVVPLRN; this is encoded by the coding sequence ATGACAAAACAAACTGAACGACGAATTGACGAACTGTTGCTGCAAGTCACCGGGGGTGACTGCACTAGCGAAGAACGCGATGAATTGAATGAGTTATTGCGCGCCCATCCGGAACTTCACACTGCCGTCGTGGAGTCTCTGGTGATGGATGCTTTGATCATGGAGCACTTGCAAGTGCAGGAGCTTCCGACGCTGGTCAACGCCCTGTTGGTAGACGATTTCGAATCGACCAAACTCGCTGGTTCCCGGCCGGAGCAAGGTTTATTGAATCCTTGGCCTAAGTCCAGTTCCATGCCATCTTTGTCCGCGATGTCTTGGACCGGCATTCTAGGCGCCGCAGCAGCGATCCTGGTCGGGGCATCGCTGTTCGTTACAGGTTTATTGCGACCGGACGTGGACGTGGCAACGCTGCCAAGTTCGCCGGTCACTCAACCATCGGCCGCAAAGACTTTCAAATCGAAGTCCGTTTCGAAAACCGTCCATCAGACCGAGCCAAATGTCGTGGTGGGCGCGATCACCTTGAGCGGGGACGCGAGGTGGTCGCCGGAGAAAAAAGTCGGTGATCCTGTGGTTTTGGGTGACCTGAATTTGTTTGCCGGTCGAGGGCGAATTCACTTGACTAACGGTGTGATTATCTGGGCGGATGCAACAAAACAGCCTGTCGAAATGTGTTTCAATGGCGATGGGTCGTTGGACGTTCTTCGAGGCAAAGTTTCTGCGGATGTGAGTGAAGAAGCACTTGGTTTTTCGATGCAAACACCGTCTACACGTGTCGTTGACGCAGGGACAAGATTTAGCGTGGATGTTGATCCCAGCGTGAATCCCTCGGACGTGGTTAGCCGAGTGACTGTCTTGTCGGGGGCCGTTTCTTGCTTGCCAGCCAAGGGGCAGGTGAAAAAGAATCTAGCGATGTTGGTGCCCGGTAAAACGATGCAGTTCCAGGGCCCGCGTGACTACGCTGGGACTCAGTTGGATGCACCGCTTGTTGAGGCGGGGGAACTGGATTGGATGAAATCCTCAGGCGATCTTCATGACCGCAACCTTATTGCCTATGAGAATTTTCGCTATCCGGTCGGTGTGTTCGGGAAGAATTTGAATGGCGAAGGTTGGAGCAATTTTTGGCATCGATCCAGCTATGTCAACGGAGTCGCCGTCGCGGTGATTCGTGATGGCAGCTATATCGCTTCGCCGGCATGGATGGGCAGTCGTGATAGTAGGTACTTCGTGGTGCCTGCGGCGACGGGATGTGGTCGCGAGTTGGCCAACCCGATCAGTTTGGACCAGGACCGTGACATCTATGTTAGCTTTGGTGTGCGAAAGAAGCGGTTGGCTGAAAATGACTTGAAGCGATCCGCCAGTGGGATTACTTTCCGCGCCTCTCCTGAAAAGGACTCGCCACTGGTGAAGGGCGAACGACGTGAAATTGTCGCTTTGGCGTCAATCGGCCACGGCGACCGACTGCTTTGCTCAACCGGTGTGGGACGATACCGCACTGGCCGTGCCTTGGAATCGGATCGCAGCTACTTGATGGTGATGAAATTGGCGATTCGCAAGGACGAGCCGGATCAGGTAATGGCTCGAGCCTACGAGGCTGACAGCATGCCGCCAATGGTCCCGCCGACAAAGTGGGATTGTCAAGCCAAACCTTCCCGGCACAGCGGTTGGTTGCAGACGGTGAATCTTTGGAGCGATCCGCACGCAATCGTTGCGTTTGATGAACTACGTATCGGGGACACTTGGGAATCGGTCGTGCCGTTGCGAAACTGA
- a CDS encoding sulfatase-like hydrolase/transferase has protein sequence MKKNMKNIISTLPLLLIAITWCQASFALGADQPNIVVFMADDMGYADTGFTGSTDIETPNLDSLAASGMTCTNGYVTHPYCGPSRAGLLSGRYQHRFGFETNPAYDLSNPYMGIDPAEMLFPARLQKAGYRTGVIGKWHLGGAPPFHPLNRGFDYFYGFLGGGHDYFRIDLTQPVKEGYLQALERSGRPADFEGYLTTALSNDAAEFVHRNQAEPFFLYVSYNAPHAPQQAPKEAIARYSHIKDQKRRTYAAMVDVMDAGIGKVLTALDENGLRENTLVFFLSDNGGPQPTKQQPGKWNGSTNTPFRGGKGNLYDGGVHVPFVVSWPKRITAGTKFEHPVISLDIAATAVSVAQVPTKWNGKKLLEGKDLTSVLSGEQTAPPHDYLYWRDGEGSRWSILSADRYKHLQDKPGSPKELLYLPDDAGETNDLAATSPDKVSLLRSQWEKWNGANTPNRMQGYKAYHKHRDQFFLDAIPGKATKEGYSPEPEPTFK, from the coding sequence ATGAAGAAAAACATGAAGAACATCATTTCCACGCTTCCCCTTTTATTGATCGCCATCACCTGGTGCCAAGCATCTTTCGCATTGGGTGCTGACCAACCGAACATCGTGGTGTTCATGGCCGACGACATGGGATACGCCGATACCGGGTTCACCGGATCAACCGACATCGAGACACCCAATCTCGATTCATTGGCCGCGAGCGGAATGACGTGCACCAATGGCTACGTCACTCATCCGTACTGCGGCCCCAGTCGTGCGGGTTTGCTTTCGGGGCGTTACCAACATCGCTTTGGGTTCGAAACCAATCCGGCATACGACCTATCGAACCCATACATGGGCATCGACCCAGCCGAAATGTTGTTTCCCGCCCGCCTACAAAAGGCAGGCTACCGAACTGGCGTGATTGGCAAGTGGCACCTCGGGGGCGCTCCACCGTTTCATCCGCTCAATCGCGGCTTCGACTATTTCTACGGCTTCCTGGGCGGCGGACACGATTACTTTCGCATCGACCTGACACAGCCTGTCAAAGAAGGCTACTTGCAGGCCCTCGAACGCAGCGGTCGCCCCGCCGATTTTGAAGGCTACCTAACCACCGCACTCAGCAACGATGCCGCCGAATTTGTCCATCGCAATCAAGCGGAACCGTTCTTTCTATACGTTTCCTACAACGCGCCGCACGCTCCACAACAAGCTCCCAAAGAAGCCATCGCCCGCTATTCCCACATCAAGGATCAAAAACGGCGAACGTACGCAGCGATGGTCGACGTGATGGACGCCGGCATTGGCAAAGTGCTGACGGCGTTGGACGAAAACGGCTTGCGAGAAAACACGCTCGTGTTCTTCTTGAGCGACAACGGCGGTCCACAACCCACGAAACAACAACCTGGCAAATGGAACGGATCAACGAACACACCGTTTCGCGGCGGCAAAGGGAATCTCTACGACGGCGGCGTTCACGTGCCGTTCGTTGTGTCCTGGCCTAAGCGGATCACGGCAGGCACGAAGTTCGAGCACCCGGTGATTTCGCTGGACATTGCCGCAACCGCAGTGTCCGTTGCCCAAGTCCCAACAAAGTGGAACGGCAAAAAATTACTGGAAGGGAAAGACCTAACGTCCGTCTTGTCCGGCGAACAAACTGCACCGCCGCACGATTACCTGTACTGGCGAGACGGTGAAGGGTCCCGTTGGTCAATCTTGTCGGCGGATCGTTACAAACATTTGCAAGATAAGCCGGGCTCCCCCAAAGAGCTGCTGTACCTGCCCGACGATGCTGGGGAAACGAACGACTTAGCGGCAACGTCTCCCGACAAGGTGTCGTTGCTTCGCAGCCAGTGGGAAAAATGGAACGGGGCAAACACGCCCAACCGCATGCAGGGGTACAAAGCGTATCACAAACATCGTGATCAGTTCTTCTTGGATGCGATTCCAGGCAAAGCCACCAAAGAGGGCTATTCGCCCGAGCCTGAGCCAACATTCAAGTAG
- a CDS encoding sulfatase family protein: protein MHRIFTTLLILTLGFLLTFWTCCSSAVAQRPNILWITIEDWSADLSCYGTKGIQTPHVDKLASEGIRYERAFTTSPVCSTSRSAMMTGFHQNYIGAHQHREENPEPLPYGIRPIPHLMADAGYFTCLMSSKTDCNFLPNTKQDLFMGGDWNEREPNQPFFARITFGGTHRQWNRDPIRPIAIEDVELPPYYADTPFIRRDWANGLEAMQLVDREVGELLQRLEDEGLADNTLVFFISDHGVCNIRGKQFLYDEGTRIPMIMRWPGKVEPNQVNDDLVSSLDICATVLEVGGAASPVPLHGKSLFGEDVASREYLFAARDKMGNTHDAMRSIRSKDFKLILNLMPDRAYCQFSQYKEGAYPPLAEMNVLYLKGLLTPEQALFMAPHKPDIEMFDLNNDPYELNNLADDPMHADVKATLLAELDHWRNEVIQDQGVNDTFRAKGIFPKTAPIPNVAQWVRENADNYNFTEMGCPPWYPTRTLAQWEEAVEIWRPYVFRGPDEVVKRPVIPFTKFTKKKKRR, encoded by the coding sequence ATGCACCGAATCTTCACCACACTCCTCATCCTGACCCTTGGGTTCCTTTTGACGTTTTGGACATGCTGTTCATCAGCCGTCGCCCAACGTCCCAATATTCTTTGGATCACAATTGAAGACTGGTCTGCGGATCTTTCCTGCTATGGCACCAAGGGGATCCAAACACCGCACGTCGACAAACTCGCATCCGAAGGAATTCGATACGAGCGAGCTTTCACGACCTCGCCAGTATGCTCCACGTCGCGTTCCGCGATGATGACGGGCTTCCATCAAAACTACATTGGTGCTCATCAACACCGCGAAGAAAACCCCGAGCCGCTTCCTTATGGAATCCGCCCCATTCCGCACCTGATGGCCGACGCCGGATATTTCACGTGCTTGATGAGCAGCAAGACGGACTGCAATTTCTTGCCCAACACGAAACAAGATTTATTCATGGGCGGCGACTGGAATGAGCGAGAACCGAATCAACCATTCTTTGCTCGCATTACGTTCGGTGGCACGCACCGGCAATGGAACCGTGATCCCATCCGCCCGATCGCGATCGAAGATGTCGAACTGCCACCGTACTACGCCGACACGCCTTTCATTCGCCGTGACTGGGCAAACGGTTTAGAGGCGATGCAGTTGGTCGACCGTGAAGTGGGCGAATTATTGCAGCGACTTGAAGACGAAGGCCTTGCAGACAACACGCTTGTGTTTTTCATCAGCGACCACGGCGTTTGCAACATTCGAGGCAAGCAGTTCCTTTACGACGAAGGCACGCGAATCCCAATGATCATGCGGTGGCCCGGCAAAGTCGAGCCGAACCAGGTCAACGACGACTTGGTCAGTTCGCTGGACATTTGCGCGACCGTCCTGGAAGTCGGTGGAGCCGCCTCGCCAGTTCCCCTGCATGGCAAAAGCCTGTTCGGTGAGGATGTCGCGAGTCGCGAATACCTGTTTGCTGCCCGCGACAAGATGGGTAATACCCATGACGCGATGCGTTCCATTCGCTCCAAAGACTTCAAGCTAATTCTCAATCTGATGCCGGACCGCGCGTACTGCCAATTCAGTCAATACAAAGAGGGCGCGTACCCGCCGTTGGCTGAAATGAATGTCCTATACCTGAAGGGTTTACTCACGCCTGAACAAGCCTTGTTCATGGCTCCCCACAAACCCGATATCGAAATGTTCGACCTGAACAACGATCCTTACGAACTCAACAACCTCGCCGACGATCCCATGCACGCCGACGTGAAAGCGACACTTTTGGCCGAACTAGATCACTGGCGAAACGAGGTCATTCAAGACCAAGGCGTTAACGACACATTCCGTGCGAAAGGTATCTTCCCGAAGACGGCTCCGATCCCGAACGTAGCCCAGTGGGTGCGAGAGAACGCAGACAATTACAACTTCACCGAAATGGGATGTCCGCCCTGGTACCCAACTCGCACTTTAGCCCAGTGGGAAGAAGCGGTTGAGATATGGAGACCTTATGTGTTCCGGGGCCCCGACGAGGTGGTCAAACGCCCTGTCATCCCATTCACCAAATTCACGAAGAAGAAAAAACGCAGGTAA